The DNA segment CTACGGTGCGCACCCAGACTATGCGCCAGCCGGTGAGGAACTCGGCGCTGGTCACAACGTGGCCCTCCTCGTCCACGACGAAGCCGGACCCGGGGTAGCGCGGGGGCGAGACCTCGGTGAGCCCCGGCTTTATGTCGGGCACGCGCCAGCGGAGATCGGTATCCACCCGGACGGCGACCACGGCCCCCTTGGCGTGCATGGCCTCCGCGCAGAGGCGGGTGCCGCAGGTGGCGCAGTAGAGGTTCTCCTCCGGTGAGACCTCGCCGCAGACGGGGCATACCAAGCTTTCGGCCGTGGCGACCACGACCGAAAGGCAGAGCAGAACCGCGATCGTCCGGAGCGGGGTCATCTACTCCTCGGCGGCCAGCTCGGCGAGCTTGACCACGGTGTCGGCGCGGGCCTGGGCGAGGGCGGCCTCGTCGTTCATC comes from the bacterium genome and includes:
- a CDS encoding zinc ribbon domain-containing protein, with amino-acid sequence MTPLRTIAVLLCLSVVVATAESLVCPVCGEVSPEENLYCATCGTRLCAEAMHAKGAVVAVRVDTDLRWRVPDIKPGLTEVSPPRYPGSGFVVDEEGHVVTSAEFLTGWRIVWVRTV